Proteins found in one Channa argus isolate prfri chromosome 7, Channa argus male v1.0, whole genome shotgun sequence genomic segment:
- the myh14 gene encoding myosin-10 isoform X4 has translation MSKPTGGGANDVTRFLSSGTGPGSPTSNSAFSAASQADWAAKRLVWVPSEKHGFESASIREERGDEVEVELTDSQRRLTLSREEVQRMNPPRFSKVEDMADLTCLNEASVLHNLRERYYSGLIYTYSGLFCVVVNPYKNLPIYTESIVEMYRGKKRHEMPPHIYAISEAAYRSMLQDREDQSILCTTNADVACVLHTCFLLRPLALSALLGGESGAGKTENTKKVIQYLAHVASSHKGGTLGRNKEAAQIDGSRSLTRGSTMVNRGELERQLLQANPILEAFGNAKTVKNDNSSRFGKFIRINFDVAGYIVGANIETYLLEKSRATRQAKDERTFHIFYQLLCGASKETRSDLLLGTADEYRFLSGGSIPVPGQSDSDNFTQTMDSMGIMGFTPEESVSMLKLISAVLQFGNISFMKEKNHDQASMPDNTAAQKLCHLLGINVLEFTRAILTPRIKVGREYVQKAQTKEQADFAVEALAKATYERLFRWLVHRINRALDRRQRQGASFIGILDIAGFEIFQLNSFEQLCINYTNEKLQQLFNHTMFILEQEEYQREGIEWNFIDFGLDLQPCIDLIERPAQPPGVLALLDEECWFPRATDRSFVEKLSAEQGSHPKFFKSKQPRGEADFSIIHYAGKVDYKADDWLVKNMDPLNDNVASLLHQSSDHFVSELWKEVDRIIGLDQVSSGENSGPVPFGAAGLKTKKGMFRTVGQLYKESLTKLMATLRNTNPNFLRCIIPNHEKKAGKLSHHLVLDQLRCNGVLEGIRICRQGFPNRIPFQEFRQRYEILTPNAIPRTFMDGKQASELMIRALELDHNLFRVGQSKVFFRAGVLGHLEEERDLKITDTIIRFQSAARGYLARKAFLKKQQQLSALRVMQRNCAAYLKLRNWQWWRLFTKVKPLLQVTRQDEEIQIREAELQKAKDTLTTVEQEYTELDRKHAQLLEEKAVLADQLQAEAELFAEAEEMRARLASRKQELEEVLSELESRLEDEEERGVQLTNEKKRMQQNIMDLEEQLEEEESARQRLLLEKVTLETKVKSLETDLLNAAEQKDRLSKEKKLLEERLSEVTDQLTEEEEKTKSLNKLKNKQEAVIADLEERLKREEQGRLEQEKWKRRMESESVEAQEQLSDLGMLTGELRGSLAQKEKEITILQGRLEEEGARRAEAQRALREAMSQVSELKEEVENERGMRERAEKQRRDLGEELEALRTELEDTLDTTAAQQELRSRREAELGELQRCVEEETRRHEVQLSELRVKHSAALDSLQEQLDNSKRTRQSLEKAKSALEEERQNLISELKSLQASRMESERGRKRADGQLQEVSARLTQADREREEREERIHKLQCEIESLSGHLTSTETKALRLSKEVSSLESQLHDAKELLQDETRQKMALASRVRALEEEKNGLMERLEEEEERAKELSRQIQTHTQQLAELRKQSEEVNTAVEVGEEVRRKLQRELDSAIQRERQKEEEKERVERQRERLREEIEDMTLALQRERQNCTALEKRQKKFDQCLAEEKAVSARLAEERDRAEADSREKETRYLALSRALQDAQDQKEELERVNKQLRMEMEQLVNQQDDVGKNVHELERTRRTLESEAQNLRVQTQELEEELSEAENSRLRLEVTLQALKAQFEREISTNEEKGEEKRRVLSKQLRELEIQLEEERSQRSQAASAKKGLEAELQEAEAQLETANRGKEEAVKQLRRLQGQMKELLRDLDESRLARDEVIAQSKDSEKKIQTLEAEVLQLTEELSVSDRQRRQAQQERDEMADEMVNSSSGKTALLEEKRRLEARVSQLEEEFEEEQTNSELLAERQRKTALQLETLTVQLQGERTLAQKAEAAREQLERHNKELKTRLGEMEGAVRGKHKLSITALEAKIESMEEQLEQERQERAIANKLVRKTEKKLKEVMMQAEDERRHADQYREQLDKSMARLKQLKRQLEEVEEENSRSNALKRKLQRELEELTDNSQTMTREISSLRSQLSIPEWRPDKRVPLPLAMRGRRALVDDLSLENSDSEEPPASPTPSSGLPGTPTPSSEHSLDPPPPYSVNNTE, from the exons ATGTCCAAGCCAACGGGGGGCGGTGCCAATGATGTCACCCGCTTCCTCTCATCAGGGACAGGGCCAGGATCTCCCACCTCCAACTCTGCGTTCTCCGCTGCCAGCCAGGCTGACTGGGCAGCCAAGAGGCTGGTGTGGGTGCCGTCGGAGAAACATGGTTTTGAG TCAGCCAGTATTCGGGAGGAGCGTGGCGATGAGGTTGAGGTTGAGCTTACAGACAGCCAGCGGCGGTTGACTCTatccagagaggaggtgcagCGGATGAACCCCCCACGCTTTAGTAAAGTGGAGGACATGGCTGACCTCACCTGCCTCAATGAAGCCTCGGTGCTGCACAACCTGAGAGAGAGATACTACTCTGGCTTGATCTAT ACATATTCAGGGCTCTTCTGCGTGGTGGTGAACCCTTACAAGAACCTTCCCATTTACACAGAGTCCATTGTGGAGATGTATCGGGGCAAAAAGCGCCACGAGATGCCCCCACACATTTATGCCATATCAGAGGCTGCCTATCGCAGCATGCTTCAAG ACAGAGAAGATCAGTCTATCCTCTGCAC CACCAATGCTGATGTAGCCTGTGTCCTCCACACCTGCTTTCTGTTAAGACCTTTGGCTTTGAGTGCACTGCTTGG AGGCGAGTCTGgagcaggaaaaacagagaATACTAAGAAAGTCATCCAATATTTGGCTCATGTTGCCTCTTCCCATAAGGGTGGTACTCTGGGAAGGAACAAGGAGGCTGCTCAG ATTGATGGCTCTAGGTCCTTAACAAGAGGCAGTACTATGGTGAACAGG GGTGAGCTGGAGAGACAGCTGCTTCAAGCCAATCCCATACTGGAGGCCTTCGGCAATGCAAAGACAGTCAAGAACGACAACTCTTCTAGATTT GGTAAATTCATCCGCATTAATTTTGACGTGGCAGGTTATATTGTTGGTGCCAACATCGAGACCT ACCTCCTTGAAAAGTCCCGGGCCACCCGCCAGGCTAAAGATGAGAGAACGTTCCACATCTTTTACCAGTTGTTGTGTGGAGCTTCAAAGGAAACTAGAT CTGACCTTCTTCTAGGTACTGCTGATGAATACCGCTTCCTCAGCGGAGGCTCCATTCCTGTTCCTGGTCAGAGTGACTCTGACAACTTCACTCAGACAATGGATTCTATGGGCATCATGGGCTTCACCCCAGAAGAATCAGTGT CCATGCTGAAATTGATCTCTGCTGTGCTCCAGTTTGGGAACATTTCCTTTATGAAGGAGAAGAACCACGACCAGGCCTCCATGCCTGATAACACAGCTGCCCAGAAACTGTGCCATCTGTTGGGCATCAATGTTCTGGAGTTCACTCGGGCCATCCTCACTCCCAGAATCAAAGTGGGTCGAGAGTATGTGCAGAAAGCCCAGACTAAAGAACAG GCTGACTTTGCTGTGGAAGCCTTGGCAAAGGCCACATATGAGCGTCTTTTCAGATGGTTGGTCCACAGGATCAACAGGGCTCTGGACCGCAGACAAAGGCAGGGAGCTTCCTTTATAGGCATCCTGGATATAGCCGGCTTTGAAATCTTTCag TTAAACTCATTTGAGCAGCTGTGTATAAACTACACCAATGAGAAACTGCAGCAGCTCTTCAACCACACCATGTTCATCCTGGAGCAGGAGGAGTATCAGCGAGAGGGGATCGAGTGGAACTTCATTGACTTTGGCCTGGACTTACAGCCCTGCATTGACCTCATTGAGAGACcg GCACAACCACCTGGTGTTCTGGCTTTGCTGGATGAAGAGTGCTGGTTCCCTCGGGCAACCGACCGCTCGTTTGTAGAGAAGCTCTCTGCTGAGCAAGGCAGCCATCCAAAATTCTTCAAGTCAAAGCAGCCACGAGGGGAAGCTGACTTCTCCATTATTCACTATGCTGGAAAG GTGGACTATAAGGCAGATGATTGGTTAGTGAAGAACATGGATCCTCTGAATGACAACGTGGCATCTCTTCTCCACCAGTCATCAGATCATTTTGTCTCAGAGCTGTGGAAAGAGG tGGACAGGATTATAGGTCTGGACCAGGTGTCATCGGGTGAGAATAGCGGCCCAGTCCCATTTGGAGCAGCAGGACTGAAGACTAAGAAGGGGATGTTTAGGACGGTTGGTCAGCTCTACAAAGAGTCTCTCACCAAGCTGATGGCCACACTAAGAAACACCAACCCCAACTTCCTGCGCTGCATCATCCCCAACCACGAGAAGAAG gctGGAAAATTGTCACACCACTTGGTTTTGGACCAGCTGAGATGTAATGGAGTTCTGGAAGGCATCCGCATCTGCAGACAAGGCTTCCCTAACCGCATTCCATTCCAGGAATTcagacagag ATATGAGATCCTGACTCCTAATGCTATTCCTCGCACCTTCATGGATGGCAAACAGGCATCAGAACTTATG ATCAGGGCTTTGGAGCTGGATCACAACTTATTCAGGGTGGGTCAGAGTAAAGTCTTCTTCAGAGCTGGAGTCCTGGGTCAcctggaagaagagagagaccTTAAGATCACTGACACTATTATACGCTTCCAGAGCGCTGCCAGGGGCTACCTCGCCCGCAa AGCTTTTTTGAAGAAACAGCAACAGCTGAGTGCTCTGAGGGTGATGCAGAGGAACTGTGCTGCTTATCTTAAACTTAGGAACTGGCAATGGTGGAGGCTCTTCACTAAG GTGAAGCCCCTACTGCAAGTGACTCGGCAGGATGAGGAGATCCAGATCAGAGAAGCCGAGCTACAGAAAGCCAAGGATACACTCACCACTGTGGAGCAGGAGTACACTGAACTGGACAGGAAACACGCTCAG CTGTTGGAGGAGAAAGCAGTGTTGGCTGACCAGCTGCAGGCAGAGGCAGAGCTGTTTGCAGAGGCGGAGGAGATGAGGGCAAGATTGGCCAGTCGGAAACAAGAGCTGGAGGAAGTGCTGAGCGAGCTGGAGAGTCGtttggaggatgaagaggagagaGGTGTGCAGCTGACCAATGAGAAGAAGAGGATGCAGCAGAATATAATG gACCTGGAGGAGCAGttagaggaggaggaaagtgCTAGACAGCGCCTCCTGCTGGAGAAGGTTACCTTAGAGACAAAAGTGAAAAGTTTGGAAACTGACCTGTTGAATGCAGCGGAGCAGAAAGACCGACTCAGCAAG GAGAAGAAACTATTGGAGGAGCGTCTGAGTGAGGTGACTGACCAGctcacagaggaagaggagaaaacaaaaagtctgaACAAACTTAAGAACAAACAGGAAGCTGTCATTGCTGATCTAGAGG AGCGACTGAAGCGTGAGGAGCAGGGTCGCTTGGAGCAGGAGAagtggaagaggaggatggagagCGAGTCGGTGGAGGCCCAGGAGCAACTGTCAGACCTGGGCATGCTGACTGGTGAGCTGAGAGGAAGTCTGGctcagaaagaaaaggaaatcacTATCTTACAGGGCCG GCTAGAGGAAGAGGGAGCACGTCGAGCTGAAGCTCAGAGAGCACTGAGGGAGGCCATGTCCCAGGTGTCTGAGCTGAAAGAGGAAGTGGAGAATGAGCGAGGCATGAGGGAAAGAGCCGAAAAACAGAGACGGGATCTCGGGGAGGAACTGGAGGCCTTGAGAACTGAGCTGGAGGACACTTTGGACACCACAGCTGCTCAGCAAGAGCTTAG GTCTCGTCGTGAGGCAGAGTTAGGTGAGCTCCAGAGATGTGTTGAAGAGGAGACTCGCCGCCATGAAGTTCAGTTATCAGAACTCAGAGTGAAACACAGTGCTGCTCTAGATAGCCTGCAAGAACAGCTAGACAACAGCAAGAGG ACACGTCAATCCCTAGAGAAGGCCAAGTCAGCACTGGAAGAAGAGAGGCAGAATTTGATATCTGAGCTCAAGAGTCTCCAAGCAAGCCGcatggagagtgagagaggcCGTAAGAGGGCGGATGGTCAGCTGCAGGAAGTCAGCGCTCGTCTGACTCaggctgacagagagagagaggagagggaggagcgTATACACAAGCTACAG TGTGAGATTGAATCTCTTTCCGGCCATTTGACCTCTACTGAGACCAAAGCCCTTCGGCTCTCCAAAGAAGTTAGCAGCCTAGAGAGCCAGTTGCACGATGCaaag GAATTGCTGCAGGATGAAACTCGTCAGAAGATGGCTCTGGCCTCTAGGGTGCGAGCgttggaggaggagaagaatggACTGATGGAGAGActtgaagaggaggaggaaagagccAAAGAGCTAAGCCGACAGATCCAGACTCACACTCAGCAG CTGGCAGAGCTTCGTAAGCAATCAGAGGAGGTAAACACTGCGGTGGAAGTTGGAGAGGAGGTGCGTAGGAAGCTCCAGAGAGAGCTGGATAGCGCTATCCAAAGGGAGCgccagaaggaggaggagaaggagagagtggagaggcagagagagcgaCTCAGGGAGGAGATAGAGGACATGACACTGGCCCTGCAGAGGGAGAGGCAGAACTGCACAGCTCTAGAGAAGAGGCAGAAGAAGTTTGACCAG TGTCTGGCAGAGGAGAAGGCCGTGAGCGCTCGGCtggcagaggagagagacagagcagaagCAGACAGCCGAGAAAAGGAAACCAGATATCTGGCACTGTCTCGAGCTCTGCAG GATGCTCAGGACCAGAAGGAGGAGCTAGAGAGGGTCAACAAGCAGCTTCGTATGGAAATGGAACAGCTTGTAAACCAGCAGGATGATGTTGGCAAGAAT GTTCATGAGCTGGAGCGAACTAGGAGGACCTTAGAATCAGAAGCCCAAAACCTGCGAGTTCAGACGCAGGAACTGGAGGAGGAGCTATCAGAGGCGGAGAACTCGAGGCTAAGGCTGGAGGTCACCCTACAGGCGCTTAAGGCTCAGTTTGAGAGGGAGATCAGCACCAATGAAGAAaagggagaggagaagaggagggtgCTCAGCAAACAG TTAAGAGAGTTGGAGATCCAGttagaggaggagaggagtcAGCGATCTCAGGCTGCATCAGCCAAGAAGGGTCTGGAAGCAGAGCTGCAGGAAGCTGAGGCCCAGTTGGAGACAGCCAACCGTGGCAAAGAGGAGGCTGTGAAGCAGCTGCGGCGGCTGCAG GGTCAAATGAAAGAACTTCTTCGTGACCTGGATGAGAGCAGGTTGGCTCGGGATGAGGTGATAGCCCAGTCAAAAGACAGCGAGAAGAAAATCCAAACCCTGGAGGCAGAAGTCCTGCAGCTCACTGAG GAGCTGTCTgtatcagacagacagaggagacaggCTCAGCAGGAACGAGATGAGATGGCTGATGAGATGGTCAACAGCAGTTCTGGAAA GACCGCATTACTCGAAGAGAAGCGAAGATTGGAGGCTCGAGTCAGTCAGCTAGAAGAGGAGTTTGAGGAGGAGCAGACTAACTCTGAACTGCTTGCAGAAAGACAAAGGAAGACTGCTCTACAG TTGGAGACTCTGACCGTACAGCTGCAGGGCGAGAGGACTCTGGCTCAGAAGGCGGAGGCAGCTCGAGAGCAGCTAGAGAGACATAACAAGGAGCTGAAGACCCGGCTTGGGGAAATGGAAGGAGCGGTGAGAGGCAAGCACAAGCTCAGCATTACCGCCCTGGAGGCTAAGATAGAGTCAATGGAGGAGCAATTGGAACAGGAGAGACA GGAACGAGCCATTGCCAACAAACTGGTACGAAAGACcgaaaagaaactaaaagaagTAATGATGCAGGCAGAGGACGAGAGGAGACATGCAGACCAGTACAGAGAACAG CTGGATAAGTCGATGGCCCGCCTAAAGCAGCTGAAGAGGcaactggaggaggtggaggaggagaactCTCGCAGCAATGCCCTAAAGAGGAAGCTGCAAAGAGAGCTGGAGGAGCTCACCGATAACAGTCAGACCATGACACGAGAAATTTCCTCCCTGCGCAGTCAGCTCAG CATCCCTGAATGGAGACCAGATAA GCGTGTCCCGTTACCCCTGGCGATGCGTGGACGCCGAGCTTTGGTTGATGACCTTTCGCTAGAGAACTCTGATTCAGAGGAGCCCCCTGCCTCACCGACCCCCTCTTCTGGACTGCCAGGGACCCCGACTCCGTCATCTGAACATAGCCtggaccccccacccccctatAGTGTCAACAATAcagagtga